A part of Salmo salar chromosome ssa18, Ssal_v3.1, whole genome shotgun sequence genomic DNA contains:
- the LOC106577644 gene encoding mitochondrial fission 1 protein has product MEAVVSDLVAPEDLLKFEKKYSAELVKGGVSKETKFEYAWCLIRSKYSEDIKKGIVLLEELVNKGSKDDARDFLFYLAVANYRLKDYEKALKYIRTLLKNEPGNNQAMELEKLIDKALKKDGLVGMAIVGGIGLGVAGLAGLIGLAVSKGHGPRS; this is encoded by the exons ATGGAGGCTGTTGTGAGCGATTTGGTAGCACCAGAAGACCTTTTG AAATTTGAGAAGAAGTACAGTGCTGAGTTGGTGAAGGGGGGCGTGTCAAAGGAGACCAAGTTTGAATATGCATGGTGTCTGATCCGGAGCAAGTATTCTGAAGACATTAAGAAAGGAATTGTTTTGTTGGAAG AGCTGGTTAACAAGGGATCAAAGGACGATGCCAGAGACTTCCTGTTCTACCTAGCTGTGGCCAACTACAGACTGAAG GATTATGAGAAAGCTCTGAAGTATATCCGCACTCTCCTGAAGAATGAACCGGGCAACAACCAGGCCATGGAGCTGGAGAAGCTAATAGACAAGGCTCTAAAGAAAG ATGGCTTGGTTGGCATGGCAATCGTCGGAGGAATCGGCCTGGGCGTAGCTGGATTAGCAGGCCTCATCGGATTGGCTGTGTCCAAGGGTCATGGCCCAAGGTCCTAA